The bacterium genome window below encodes:
- a CDS encoding LON peptidase substrate-binding domain-containing protein has product MSKPQAPLFPLSNVTLFPGTGAPLHLFEPRYRQMMQAALDADRVIVMATVRPEHAHEMAGEPPVYPIACAGFIQNYQKLADGRFNMQLQGTHRVRILRELPPTDERLYRMGEFERLEETIVDATHCHTLRERVTEHLTELARETTGLSLEHTVGRLTTMDLPTFADTVCQTVGLPVAEKQALIEADSFDERLRRLQGTLEFHRALIERGGTGPGAGTVH; this is encoded by the coding sequence GTGTCGAAGCCGCAGGCTCCGCTTTTCCCGCTCTCGAACGTCACGCTGTTTCCTGGCACAGGCGCTCCGCTGCACTTGTTCGAGCCGCGCTATCGCCAGATGATGCAGGCCGCCCTCGATGCGGATCGGGTGATCGTCATGGCAACCGTGCGCCCGGAGCACGCGCACGAGATGGCGGGAGAGCCACCCGTCTACCCGATTGCCTGCGCGGGTTTCATCCAGAACTACCAGAAGCTCGCGGACGGCCGCTTCAACATGCAGCTTCAGGGAACCCACCGCGTTCGAATCCTGCGCGAGCTACCCCCGACAGACGAACGGCTCTACCGCATGGGCGAGTTCGAGCGCCTCGAAGAAACGATCGTGGATGCGACCCATTGCCACACATTGCGAGAGCGCGTGACCGAGCACCTGACGGAACTGGCGCGAGAGACGACCGGGCTTTCGTTGGAGCACACGGTCGGCCGGCTCACGACGATGGATCTACCGACCTTCGCCGACACGGTCTGCCAGACGGTCGGGTTGCCCGTCGCAGAGAAGCAGGCACTCATCGAAGCCGACAGTTTCGACGAGCGACTTCGCCGCCTTCAAGGAACATTGGAGTTCCACCGCGCCCTGATCGAACGCGGAGGAACGGGACCCGGCGCGGGAACCGTTCATTGA
- the cofH gene encoding 5-amino-6-(D-ribitylamino)uracil--L-tyrosine 4-hydroxyphenyl transferase CofH — protein sequence MMLERLLADVSKDVAVLLDGALSGQELTKDGALRLLRAEGPDFHALLRAADVARQDDCGDDVSFVITRNINFTNVCYVGCSFCGFARHRDEAEAFDRSFEEMNEKARDAVSRGATEVCIQGGIDPQKDHHHYRGILTHLKAEFPKLHIHAFSPEEMDYISKQCGMPLEEQMRWLLDAGLGTMPGTAAEILDDSVRRVLSPNKLMTERWKEIVRAAHNVGLRSTATIMYGHIEEPEHVVTHLDVLRELQRETGGFTEFVPLGFIHEKNVLGHWVHSRPGPSGADDLRLIAVARLFLRPWITNIQMSWVKMGPKLSQLALEAGANDFGGTLMEESISRESGSDFGENLPAEEMRRLIREMGRIPVQRSTLYHTVERYDDPEKDPPSLEPEHRSELSGPARWRDGAGESRLEQRKGRSSGDHEPESLPRP from the coding sequence GTGATGCTCGAACGATTGCTGGCAGATGTCTCGAAAGATGTCGCTGTCCTGCTGGACGGCGCCCTTTCGGGCCAAGAGCTCACCAAGGACGGGGCGCTACGCCTGTTGAGAGCAGAAGGGCCGGATTTCCACGCCTTGTTGCGTGCTGCCGATGTCGCCCGCCAAGATGATTGCGGTGACGACGTCTCCTTCGTCATCACCCGGAACATCAACTTCACCAATGTCTGCTACGTCGGCTGCAGCTTTTGCGGTTTCGCGCGGCATCGGGATGAGGCAGAGGCCTTCGACCGCAGCTTCGAGGAGATGAACGAAAAGGCGCGCGACGCCGTCTCCCGCGGGGCCACGGAGGTCTGCATCCAGGGTGGGATCGATCCCCAGAAGGATCATCACCACTACCGCGGCATCCTCACGCATCTGAAGGCCGAGTTTCCGAAACTGCATATTCACGCGTTCTCGCCCGAGGAGATGGACTACATCTCGAAGCAGTGTGGCATGCCGCTCGAAGAGCAGATGCGCTGGCTGCTCGACGCCGGCCTGGGAACGATGCCCGGCACAGCCGCGGAGATCCTGGATGATTCGGTGCGCCGCGTCCTCTCACCGAACAAGCTGATGACCGAGCGCTGGAAGGAGATCGTGCGCGCGGCCCACAATGTGGGCCTGCGTTCGACCGCGACCATCATGTACGGCCACATCGAAGAGCCGGAGCACGTGGTCACCCACCTGGATGTGCTCCGCGAGCTCCAGCGAGAAACCGGTGGCTTCACGGAATTCGTTCCGCTCGGCTTCATCCACGAGAAGAATGTGCTCGGCCATTGGGTCCACTCGCGGCCCGGTCCCTCGGGGGCGGACGATCTGCGCTTGATCGCGGTGGCCCGCCTCTTCCTGCGGCCGTGGATTACCAACATCCAGATGTCCTGGGTGAAGATGGGTCCGAAGCTCTCTCAGCTCGCCCTCGAAGCCGGTGCCAACGATTTCGGTGGAACGCTGATGGAGGAATCGATCAGCCGCGAATCCGGCTCCGATTTCGGAGAGAACCTCCCGGCGGAGGAAATGCGTCGCCTGATCCGCGAGATGGGCCGCATCCCCGTCCAACGCAGCACGCTCTACCACACCGTCGAACGCTACGACGACCCGGAGAAAGACCCTCCGTCCCTGGAGCCCGAGCATCGGAGCGAGCTCTCCGGACCGGCTCGCTGGCGCGACGGCGCGGGTGAATCCCGCCTGGAGCAACGAAAGGGACGATCCTCAGGGGATCACGAGCCCGAGAGCTTGCCGCGTCCCTGA
- a CDS encoding DUF45 domain-containing protein → MGEILDRKTRDALMVRLNRDARFIATHFELRYRAIEAERANVKNRYGICYSDGTIKIRLRHVTTGKPLKYSSLVATLCHELAHLRHFNHGLRFRSFNQTLLEFARAHGIYQPRLRHEKLPSRTAPPRRQATEPPEPEGPRQLTLF, encoded by the coding sequence GTGGGAGAGATTCTGGACCGCAAGACCCGCGACGCATTGATGGTGAGGTTGAACCGTGATGCCCGGTTCATCGCGACGCATTTCGAGCTGCGCTACCGCGCGATCGAAGCGGAGCGCGCGAACGTCAAGAACCGCTACGGCATCTGCTACTCGGACGGCACGATCAAGATTCGGCTCCGCCACGTCACGACGGGCAAGCCGCTCAAATACTCGAGCCTCGTGGCCACGCTGTGTCATGAACTGGCCCACCTGCGCCACTTCAACCACGGTCTCCGGTTTCGCAGCTTCAACCAGACGCTGCTGGAATTCGCCCGAGCCCACGGTATCTACCAGCCGCGCCTGCGCCACGAGAAGCTCCCGTCGCGCACTGCGCCGCCGCGGAGGCAGGCCACCGAACCGCCGGAGCCGGAAGGGCCTCGCCAGCTCACCCTCTTCTGA
- a CDS encoding phosphotransferase: MRKQLRLSNEKLPDYMIRMGLFRPGQDIHVEAAGDGNINWVRRAFVPGEASYIVKQARPALEKFPEYEVTTERLIFEAGYLDRVRPIDEDRVCPEVVRFDADERVLVLEDLRNATRLDKALRDGRDVTVAMETLARFLARVHSATAEDPGLAAAFQNDAMRRLHGDHIFVLPYEEAFPAPPATAKRAAELRADRELAAIARTAYEAYLRPVGPLVHADVQARNILLEATGPRLLDAEISHAGDPAFDLGTLLAHLAMPAAARGEAATAVPVLQAVSEAYRNERGAEAAPPDADVMRYAGLELIRRTIGAARVSFVEEDEAGLAVLALGVAWARGR, from the coding sequence TTGCGCAAGCAGCTTCGCCTCAGCAATGAGAAGCTCCCGGACTACATGATCCGAATGGGGCTCTTCCGCCCCGGCCAAGATATCCATGTCGAAGCTGCCGGCGATGGCAACATCAACTGGGTGCGTCGGGCCTTCGTGCCGGGGGAGGCTTCCTACATCGTGAAGCAAGCGCGCCCGGCCCTGGAGAAATTTCCCGAGTACGAGGTGACGACGGAGCGGCTGATCTTCGAGGCCGGCTACCTCGACCGGGTGCGTCCGATCGATGAGGACCGCGTCTGCCCCGAGGTCGTGCGCTTCGACGCCGACGAGCGGGTACTTGTGCTCGAAGATCTCCGAAACGCAACGCGTCTCGACAAAGCCCTGCGCGATGGACGAGACGTGACCGTTGCCATGGAGACGCTCGCCCGCTTCCTGGCACGCGTTCACTCGGCCACTGCCGAAGACCCGGGCTTGGCGGCTGCCTTCCAGAACGACGCGATGCGCCGCCTTCACGGCGATCACATCTTCGTTCTCCCATACGAAGAAGCCTTCCCCGCGCCGCCCGCCACCGCGAAACGCGCCGCCGAACTGAGAGCGGATCGCGAGCTTGCAGCAATTGCTCGTACCGCGTACGAGGCCTATTTGCGCCCGGTGGGCCCGCTGGTCCATGCGGATGTCCAGGCCAGAAATATCCTGCTGGAAGCGACCGGTCCCAGGCTGCTCGATGCCGAGATCTCCCACGCTGGGGACCCGGCATTCGATCTGGGTACGTTGCTGGCCCACCTGGCGATGCCAGCTGCCGCACGAGGCGAAGCTGCTACCGCAGTGCCCGTGCTTCAAGCCGTATCGGAGGCCTACCGGAACGAACGCGGAGCCGAGGCTGCTCCGCCGGACGCCGATGTCATGCGCTACGCCGGCTTGGAATTGATCCGCCGCACGATCGGCGCCGCACGGGTGTCGTTCGTCGAAGAGGATGAAGCAGGGCTCGCGGTCCTGGCGCTGGGAGTAGCATGGGCCCGAGGACGCTGA
- a CDS encoding lipo-like protein gives MGLRRWITNRIVDFLTEPLSRYERRGWNDPQALRRHLRKGDVLLVEGDNRASAIIKYLTQSSWSHAALFVGDELVRRGGPSAERVREQFGDDAEWLIVEALPHGVVASPVTRYIDYNIRVARPHRIQPDDLKMVLDDQIDAIGWRYDLRNVLDLGRYLFPVRIIPDRFRRTALHFGSSMPTEVICSSLLGRTFHKVRFPILPNVEFPDGFDAEAEPTPGVRGRLLRRIFGYESGGYTGLFKMRHPTLLTPRDFDLSPYFEIVKFNVIADGRFDYQRIHWASLDDDTEDQEPHPRPYGAEPPPPPVDE, from the coding sequence GTGGGCCTGAGACGCTGGATCACGAACAGGATCGTGGACTTCCTGACGGAGCCCCTTTCGCGGTATGAACGGCGCGGGTGGAACGACCCGCAGGCGCTTCGCCGCCACCTCCGCAAAGGGGATGTGTTGCTCGTCGAGGGCGACAACCGTGCCTCCGCCATCATCAAGTACCTGACCCAGAGTTCCTGGTCCCATGCTGCCCTCTTCGTCGGCGACGAGCTGGTGAGGCGCGGAGGCCCGTCGGCCGAGCGTGTCCGGGAACAGTTCGGAGATGATGCGGAGTGGTTGATCGTCGAGGCACTGCCCCATGGCGTCGTGGCTTCCCCGGTTACGAGGTACATCGACTACAACATCCGAGTCGCGCGGCCTCACCGGATCCAGCCAGACGATCTGAAGATGGTGCTCGATGATCAGATCGACGCGATCGGCTGGCGCTACGACCTCCGGAATGTCCTCGACCTCGGTCGTTACCTCTTCCCGGTCCGCATCATCCCGGACCGTTTCCGACGCACGGCGCTCCACTTCGGCAGCTCCATGCCCACCGAGGTGATCTGTTCCAGCCTGCTCGGCCGGACCTTTCACAAGGTGCGCTTCCCGATCCTGCCGAACGTCGAGTTCCCCGATGGCTTCGACGCCGAGGCCGAACCGACGCCGGGCGTTCGGGGCCGGCTCCTGCGGCGCATCTTCGGCTACGAGAGTGGCGGCTACACCGGCCTGTTCAAGATGCGTCACCCGACCCTGCTGACCCCGCGGGATTTCGACCTGTCTCCGTACTTCGAGATCGTGAAGTTCAACGTGATCGCCGACGGACGCTTCGATTACCAACGCATCCACTGGGCCTCCCTCGACGACGACACGGAAGACCAGGAACCGCACCCCCGTCCCTACGGCGCCGAGCCTCCGCCTCCGCCGGTCGACGAATAG
- a CDS encoding ATP-binding protein, with protein MHHPPKVWDGVLTRLRTRMPPIAFEAWILPLSAQMDEDSSELRLLAPGTFHEARIRGRYLHVIREALEQETGGAIGLRLSSEASLPAAPPLAEAKGSEAKGAPDVPRPANEDGATASARPDPKLSPFQPGLSRSFDSFVVGPENALAREASIALAHRRQSGISPLFLAGPSGVGKSHLARALATEASGLYVSAEAFTNAFTSALRRKDTEAFKRRFRDCQLLVIEDVQFLEGKNATQMELLYTLEQLTLAGRPVVLTGDRLPREMSGLQPRLVSEMTRGLVAEIEPPERDLRRRILKAKASSGGVRVPEECLDLLVDRAKGSVRDLEGVLIQLVASASLLSRQIDVPLTEAALRKIAPAEAGPLRVDAVVERVSSFFGLSPQELAGRSRRKAILVPRQIAVYLSHRYTNATLTDIGRAVGRDLPAVKNAIQVVERAILEQAPLRYQVEAIVERLGIPERPALRVVQPQQSGGSSAHQGRGKLSGS; from the coding sequence ATGCACCACCCCCCCAAGGTGTGGGACGGCGTTCTAACACGCCTCCGCACCCGTATGCCGCCGATCGCCTTCGAGGCGTGGATCCTTCCGCTATCTGCGCAGATGGACGAAGACTCGAGTGAGTTGCGCCTCCTTGCGCCGGGCACCTTCCACGAGGCGCGGATCCGCGGCCGGTATCTGCATGTCATCCGAGAGGCGCTAGAGCAGGAGACCGGCGGAGCGATCGGCTTGAGGCTCTCCTCCGAAGCATCGCTACCGGCCGCTCCGCCGCTGGCCGAAGCCAAGGGAAGCGAAGCCAAGGGAGCGCCAGATGTTCCCCGCCCAGCCAACGAGGACGGGGCCACAGCCAGCGCGCGACCTGATCCGAAGCTGTCACCCTTCCAACCCGGGCTTTCGCGATCCTTCGACAGCTTCGTCGTCGGCCCCGAGAACGCACTCGCCCGCGAGGCATCCATCGCCCTTGCTCACCGGCGGCAATCGGGGATCAGCCCGCTGTTTCTCGCGGGTCCGTCGGGTGTCGGGAAATCCCACCTGGCGCGGGCTCTGGCCACAGAAGCTTCCGGGCTCTACGTCTCCGCCGAGGCATTTACCAATGCATTCACTTCGGCCCTTCGCCGCAAGGACACCGAAGCCTTCAAGCGTCGCTTCCGGGATTGCCAGCTCCTCGTCATCGAAGACGTGCAGTTCCTGGAGGGCAAGAACGCCACACAGATGGAGCTGCTCTACACCTTGGAGCAGCTCACGCTCGCCGGCCGGCCGGTGGTGCTTACCGGCGACCGGCTGCCGCGGGAGATGAGTGGACTGCAGCCCCGGCTGGTTTCCGAGATGACCCGAGGCCTGGTTGCCGAGATCGAACCGCCGGAGCGCGACCTGCGGCGACGGATTCTCAAGGCCAAGGCCTCGAGCGGCGGCGTGCGCGTGCCGGAGGAATGCCTCGACCTGTTGGTGGATCGCGCGAAGGGCAGCGTGCGAGATCTCGAGGGCGTCCTGATCCAGCTCGTCGCGAGTGCCTCCCTGCTCTCACGCCAAATCGACGTACCTCTCACCGAGGCGGCCCTGCGAAAGATCGCCCCTGCCGAGGCCGGCCCGCTCCGGGTCGATGCAGTGGTCGAGCGAGTCTCCAGCTTCTTCGGCCTGAGCCCCCAGGAGCTGGCCGGCAGGAGCCGCCGCAAGGCCATCCTCGTCCCGCGCCAGATCGCCGTCTACCTGAGCCACCGCTACACGAACGCCACCCTGACCGATATCGGTCGCGCCGTGGGCCGCGACCTGCCCGCAGTCAAGAACGCAATCCAGGTGGTGGAGCGAGCCATCCTCGAGCAAGCCCCGCTCCGCTATCAGGTCGAGGCCATCGTGGAACGCCTGGGCATCCCGGAGCGTCCCGCCCTCCGAGTCGTCCAGCCGCAACAGAGCGGTGGCTCCTCAGCACATCAGGGACGCGGCAAGCTCTCGGGCTCGTGA
- the cofG gene encoding 7,8-didemethyl-8-hydroxy-5-deazariboflavin synthase CofG has translation MTRHAEQTSQIVDRAVDEARLGRAEAEWLAAHMAEPEVLAILQEGAHESKRRAQGDVVSFSRNVFVPLTNLCRDRCAYCTFAKTPDSPEARTYSLEEVASLTKGGVQMGCIEALFCLGDKPEIAYRDHKQWLAGEGFASTAEYLVEACKVSFEGGMLPHTNAGILTAEEMAALRGWNASMGLMLESTSTRLRGKGQAHQYAPDKDPALRLRMHEEAGELRIPFTSGLLLGIGEDDAERVDTLFAIRDLHDRHGHIQEAIIQPFHPKPGTRMRWASSLPDAAVIGWVAMARLVLGRDIQVQAPPNLAPDLMGELMQSGVSDWGGVSPITVDYINPEAPWPALVELRDRCEAAGQSLVERLPVYPHHLSKSEFFDPSVLDVTRALANDDGYARPRLSLEAA, from the coding sequence GTGACACGACACGCTGAGCAAACGAGCCAGATCGTCGACCGCGCCGTCGATGAAGCGAGGCTCGGTCGCGCCGAGGCCGAGTGGCTGGCAGCTCATATGGCTGAGCCCGAAGTCCTGGCCATCCTCCAGGAGGGCGCTCACGAGAGCAAGCGTCGTGCCCAGGGTGATGTCGTCAGCTTTTCGCGCAATGTCTTCGTCCCCCTGACGAATCTGTGCCGCGACCGATGCGCTTACTGCACCTTCGCAAAGACGCCCGACTCCCCCGAGGCAAGGACCTACAGCCTGGAGGAGGTTGCCAGCCTGACGAAGGGCGGCGTCCAGATGGGATGCATCGAGGCGCTCTTCTGCCTGGGAGACAAGCCCGAGATCGCCTATCGCGATCACAAGCAATGGCTGGCCGGCGAGGGGTTCGCATCGACGGCCGAATACCTGGTCGAAGCCTGCAAGGTCTCCTTCGAGGGCGGCATGTTGCCGCATACGAATGCGGGGATTCTCACGGCCGAGGAGATGGCGGCGCTGCGCGGTTGGAACGCGTCCATGGGTCTGATGCTCGAATCGACCAGTACCCGCCTGCGCGGCAAGGGGCAGGCTCATCAGTACGCGCCTGACAAGGATCCGGCGCTGCGGCTTCGAATGCACGAGGAGGCGGGCGAGCTCCGGATTCCCTTCACGTCGGGGCTGCTGCTCGGGATCGGCGAGGATGATGCGGAGCGCGTCGATACGCTCTTCGCGATCCGCGACTTGCATGATCGACACGGCCATATCCAGGAAGCGATCATTCAGCCCTTCCATCCGAAGCCTGGTACTCGTATGCGCTGGGCCTCGTCGCTTCCCGATGCGGCGGTGATCGGTTGGGTGGCAATGGCACGGCTGGTGCTCGGCCGTGACATCCAGGTCCAGGCCCCGCCGAACCTGGCGCCGGATTTGATGGGTGAGTTGATGCAAAGCGGCGTGAGCGATTGGGGCGGCGTCTCGCCGATCACCGTCGACTACATCAACCCGGAAGCGCCGTGGCCCGCGTTGGTCGAGTTGCGCGACCGCTGCGAGGCGGCAGGGCAGAGCCTGGTCGAGCGTTTGCCTGTGTATCCACACCACCTTTCGAAATCCGAATTCTTCGACCCGTCCGTGCTCGATGTGACGCGCGCCCTGGCGAACGATGACGGCTACGCGCGCCCACGCCTGAGCCTGGAGGCCGCGTGA